Genomic DNA from bacterium:
ACGACGACACGAGAGATGGCTGAACCCGCCAGTTGGCATCGAACGCGAACAGCGTTTCGTAGATCGGGAGCGTGATCGCGACGGTCAGGTCGGCCGTCGTGGCCATCGCGTCCAGCGTGAGGGGCTCGCCGATCTCGGCAATCCTGAGCGTCCCGCCGCGGCGAAGCGGCGCCGCGGCAACCGCCGGTACCCACCGCGATGCGGCCGCGCCGATGCCTGCCGCGGCGACCGTGCCGAGGAACTTCCGACGGGTGACCTGTCTCCTGCGCGCTTCTCCGTCCGTGGCCATCGTTGGCGCACCCCCCCGACCGTCAGAGTCTGAACCACCCCGCTCTGAGTACGTGGGCGCGGCATTCCATTCGCCGCGGCTCCCTTCCTGCTTGCCGGCGGTCCTACGCAGCGCCCCAGGCACGTTTGAGAAAGCTGGTCCAGTTGCCGTGCATGATCGCCGCCACGTCTCCGTGGTGGTACCCTCGCTGGGCGAGCAATGTTCCGACCTTCTGAAGATCGGCGATGGTATCCAGATCGTGCGCGAACCCTTCGCGGCCAACCCCGCCGTCGAGGTCGCTCCCGATCCCGACGTGCCGGCTCGCTCCGGCAATCTGGCAGATGTGATCCATGTGCGCGACTATATCCGCGAGGCTGACGCTCTCGTTGCTATCCCCGTTTCGCCACCCGGGTTTGAGCTGCCAGCACCCCGGGACCACCCCGATGACGCCGTCTCGTTCGGTGATGGCACGA
This window encodes:
- a CDS encoding twin-arginine translocation signal domain-containing protein; the encoded protein is MATDGEARRRQVTRRKFLGTVAAAGIGAAASRWVPAVAAAPLRRGGTLRIAEIGEPLTLDAMATTADLTVAITLPIYETLFAFDANWRVQPSLVSS